The Astatotilapia calliptera chromosome 4, fAstCal1.2, whole genome shotgun sequence genome segment GGCGGACGGATAGACTTGGAGCGCTTCAGGCTGTTGCCTTTGGAGCCGCCGGCTGGGTTGGCCAGCGAGTAGGAGCGTCCGTGCATCATGACGGCATTCATTCCGTTGGCCATGGAGAAGGACTTGAGGTGGGACTTGATTGCGACGGGCAGCGGGAGCTTATCGATGAGGTGGACCGGCGTGCAGGACACGATGGCTCTGCAGCAGAGGTCCTGCAGGCTGAAGACTGCAGAGAGGGAGGGCACAGAGACGAGGTTACCGTCAAACATCCGTTAAGGGAAAATGTCAGGTTTTAgataaatgctttttattacCGATTTATGAACAGATTGTAACAAAACTAGAGAAATCAGACCTCTTTCGACTCTTATTGCCTCGAATAAACTGAGGACTGACAcacaggaggaagctcagactGAAAGAGGCGAGTTTCAGCACACTGAGCCCGACTCTGTTCTCTATAAAGTCTCAAAGGACGTGCAGGACATCACTTCCCactgctttatactgtaattaCACACGAAGGAGACAGAGCGATGACAGGAATGAGCTCAAATTAATTAGTTTGAGCTTGTGTGGCGATATGACATCCATCTGCTGATGGGCTCCACAGTGCTTCACAGACTCATTTTCTCTTGCTCTCGGCGGTAGTGAAAATCCAGTTTAAGTGCAGTTTAACAACCCATCTTTCCTCACTTTGATGACCCCAGCTCCACATCCACCCACCTCTGTTGGGCCTCCAGAACTTCTCCATGCCATGCCTCATGAGGACGATGCGCGACAGCTCCGTGAACGACTCGATGACGTTGAAGTTGCACAGCGGGCTCACTTCAAAGAAGGTCATGCCATTCTTCTCGGCGTACGCCCTCGCCTGCTCGGTGGGAACTTGCCGCTTGAAAGCCAGATGTAAACGGTTACCCACGAGGATCCGAGGCACGCCTGGGGCAtgctgggagaaaaaaaagtgagatgATGTTTGAATTGGATTATTGGTGCTTTTTGCAACTTTAAGTCCCTGAAAGTAAAAAGGGGTTTTGCAAGTTAAGCACAGGACGTCAGCATGCAGCGCGTACCTCTCTCTAATTCATCCCAGTCTGTTCTGCAAACTGAATGAAACATGACTGCAGTGACCGTCACCACTAATCTGTTTCTTCTCAGAGTTTCTGCTCACTTTTCACACTCAGACCACCTCCAATGACGTCATCTACCTTTGCCATTGGTACAGGTGTTCCACAGGGACCTATTCTTGGTCCTCTTTT includes the following:
- the rab40c gene encoding ras-related protein Rab-40C, with amino-acid sequence MGSQGSPVKSYDYLLKFLLVGDSDVGKGEILDSLQDGSAESPYAYSSGIDYKTTTILLDGRRVKLELWDTSGQGRFCTIFRSYSRGAQGILLVYDITNRWSFDGIDRWIREIDEHAPGVPRILVGNRLHLAFKRQVPTEQARAYAEKNGMTFFEVSPLCNFNVIESFTELSRIVLMRHGMEKFWRPNRVFSLQDLCCRAIVSCTPVHLIDKLPLPVAIKSHLKSFSMANGMNAVMMHGRSYSLANPAGGSKGNSLKRSKSIRPPQSPPQNCTRSNCKIS